One Urechidicola croceus genomic window, AAATTGATTAATGGTGATTCAATTACTGAAATATTGAAACTCATAGAATCCTCACATGTTGGATTATTTTTATTTCGAACACTTATCACTGGATCAGCATTTGAAAATGTTAGCAATTCAAACATATCTGGATGTTCCATTGGTACATTGTCATTATAATTAGATATTCCATCATAATAGATGACTTCAAATAAATCAGGATCTTGACCATTTAAGATGTTATCTTCTAAAGTTGTTGTATCAAAAATTACAAATCCATCTTGCTCGGTATCACATAATATAATATCATCAATAGGATGTGCTATTGGAGTTTCAAAAATAATAACATCAATTTCAGATTCAGCAGTTTCTCCACCGCTAATTGCTGTTGCAGTAACTGTATAGGTTCCTGGAGAAGAAAAAATATGTGTTGGTTCTATATCTGTTGACGTATTGTCAATTCCTGATGCTGGATCACCAAAATCCCATGTAACTGAATCGACAGTTGTATTGAGGTTGAATTCTGTTGCATCGCCTAAACATATATTTTGATAAGATAAAGAAACTGTAAAATAGGACTGGATAAAAGGTGGAAGGCCTGCAACGCAATTTCTAATACCTAAATCAACTGAATCTTCTATAAAATTACAACTCAACCCTACAGCGTTAGGATTTTCAATGCTACTTAAAAATTTACCTCCTTTAGCAGCATAAATTTTATTATTTGGTGCAAGTTGTAGGCTAAACGCAACACCATAGTAGTTAGTTATTAATACTTCAGAAGCTGCTATATTTGATGCATCAAGATTATATTGTAGTATATATGTAAATGCAGTACTTGAGGAATAATTGTCATAACCAGCAATATAAAGTCTTTTTCCTGAAGGCGAAAATTCTATTCCATAATTATATTTCCGAGAAGAAATTTGAAGTAAATTACTTACGACTCCAGTTTGGTTGTCAAAATCAAATAAATGTGTACCAATTTCACCATTATTAATTCCTAATTTATTTCCAGTAGGAGATATTTTTAATTGACCTGTTGCACTACCAGAACCAGTAATGTCAGGAGGAGGTAACATTAATGATGTAGTACTTTCAACAGGTACTGAATTTATTCCAGATGAAGTAATTAAAAATGAATTAAACTTGTTACTTTCCCATGGATGTGCAATAACCCAAATATCTACTTCGTTTTGATGGTGTACCGCTGTAACTTGTTCAGTACACTGTGGTATTAAATTTATATTTTTAACATTTGTAATAGCTCCTAACCCTCCATCTAAAGTTAAATCAACTTCAGAATAATTTAACCCTTTAGTACCTCCTTGTTTGTCCGTTGTGAAAATATAATAGAGATTAGGATCATTAGGTTTGGGTATTATAATTGCGGATTGTGTACTGTCACTATTTCCTAATAAATCTGTTCCATTCAACATTACTTGATGATTGCGATTCCAAACTGTAATACCATCGGAATAAAAAAGTAAATTACCATTTGCATCTGAAATCGAAGTGCATCCTTCTCTGGTATTTAACTGCCCATCAGTTAATGACACAGGAACTCCACTATTAAAATCTACACCTGCGTTTTCACCAAAGTACCAAATATTGGCTTCTTTTTGGGAGTATAAAACAAACGAAATAAGAAGAAAAGTATAAAGTATTAATTGTTTTTTCATAGACTGTAAATATAAAAAATTATCCCAACCAACCTTCACGGTCAAGGCTACGATATTGAATGGCTTCAGCAATATGATTTGGTGAGATATGTTCACTAGCATCTAAATCGGCTATGGTACGTGATACTTTTAGAATTCTATCGTATGCACGAGCAGATAAATTAAGTCGTTCCATGGCATTTTTTAACAATGATTTTGATTCTTCATTTAATGCGCAGTATTTACGAATTTGTTTTACATTCATTTGAGCATTGTAATGCACAGCATCATTATCTTCAAAGCGTTTTGATTGAAACTCACGTGCTTTTGTTACTCGCTCACGAATAGTAGCACTTGGCTCACCTCTTCTTTCTTCGGTTAGTTTTTCAAAAGGTACAGGCTGCACTTCAATATGAATATCAATTCGGTCGAGTAGTGGTCCAGAAATTTTGCTCATATATCTATTCATTTCGGCTGGAGAAGAAGAAATAGCATTTGGATCATCAGAAAAATAACCACTAGGAGATGGATTCATACTCGCTACCAGCATAAAACTACTTGGATACGTAACTGTAAACCGTGCTCTTGAAATAGTAACTTCTCTATCTTCTAACGGTTGACGCATTACTTCAAGAACTTCACGTTTAAATTCTGGTAGTTCATCCAAAAACAAAACACCATTATGAGATAAGGATATTTCTCCAGGTTGAGGATAACTACCGCCTCCAACAAGCGCAACATTTGAAATTGTATGGTGCGGACTACGAAAAGGTCTGCTATTCATCAATCCACTATTTTCTTTTATTTTTCCAACGACACTATGAATTTTAGTAGTTTCTAACGCTTCATTTAGAGTCATTGGCGGTAATATTGTTGGCAATCTTTTAGCAAGCATTGTTTTTCCGCTTCCAGGTGGCCCAATTAAAATGACATTGTGTCCACCGGCAGCAGCAATTTCCATACATCTTTTTATAGATTCTTGACCTTTAACATCTGCAAAATCAAATTCTGGATTTTCTAAATTCTCGTAAAACTCTTTTCGTGTATCAATAACTAAAGGTTTTAAAGTTGAATTTCCTTCAAAAAAATCAATCACTTCTTTGATGTTTTCAACTCCATATACATCCAAATCACTAACAATTGCTGCTTCTTTGACATTTTGTTTTGGTAAAATGAAACCTTTAAAACCTTCTTCACGTGCTTTAATTGCAATTGGTAAAGCACCTTTGATAGGTTGTAAACTTCCGTCAAGTGAAAGTTCACCCATGATAATGTATTTATCAATCTCATCTGCTTTGATTTGATTGGATGCTGCTAGTATTCCAAGGGCTAATGTGAGGTCATATGCACTCCCTTCTTTTCTCAAATCGGCTGGAGCCATATTGATGGTTATTTTTTTACCAGGAAGTTTGTAGCCGTTATTATTAAGAGCTGCAGAAATACGATAAGAACTTTCTTTAATTGCATTGTCTGGAAGTCCAACAAGGTGATAACCTATCCCTTTATCAATATTTACTTCCACGGTTATAGTAGTGGCTTCAACACCAAATACGGCGCTGCCAAACACTTTTACTAGCATATTTTTTTAATTTTTATAAAAATAATAAAAATCCTTGGTTTTGAAATTACTATAACTAAAATAAGTAGTGAATCCTAAAATTGCTGTAGTTTGAAAGCTAATTTTATGGTCAATATAATGTAATGTTACTTGTTAGTTTTTGCATAATTTTCAACAACATAATCTCCCCAATTTGCAATAGAATTTAAAAGAGGAATAAGAGTTTTTCCAAATTTGGTTAATGAATACTCAACCTTTAAAGGTGGTTTTGTAGTATAAACTTTTCTGTTAACTACACCATCTTCTTCAAGAGTTTTTAATTGAAGACTTAATGTTCGTTCTGTAACTCCATCAATTTTCTTTCTTAACTCATTATATCGTAGAGGTTTTTCTATTAAATGAAATAAAATTACTGTTTTCCATTTTCCACCAATAATACCCATTGTAACACTTGTACAGCATGGGTATTTCTTTCCATTTATTAAATACATATTTTATTTTTTAATAAAAAGGGTAACTATCCTTTTTGACCGTTATTGTGTATATACAAAACTATACTTAATTTTGCTACTATAAAAATTATAGTTAAAAAAAGGAATATAAAAGAATAATTATGAAAGCAATAGGATTTAAAAAATCATTACCAATAACAGAAAAGGAAAGTTTTATTGAGTTTGATATTGAAAAACCAATTCCAATGGGATATGACTTACTAGTAAAAATAGTTGCAATATCTGTAAATCCTGTAGATTTTAAAATAAGACAAAGTGCAGCAAAAGATATTGTATTAGATACTCCAAAAATAATTGGTTGGGATGCCGTTGGTATTGTAGAGTCTTTAGGGGATAAAACTTCTAGATTCAAAGTTGGTGACGAAGTGTATTATGCTGGTGACATAACACGAAATGGAAGTAATGCAGAATACCAATTGATTGATGAACGCATTGTTGGACATAAACCTAAAAACTTAAGTATACCTGAAGCTGCTGCTATTCCATTAACTGGATTGACAGCTTATGAATCACTTTTTGATCGTATCAAAGTGGATTCAGAAAGGGATAAAGGAAAAACAGTTTTAATTTTGGCGGGTGCTGGAGGTGTTGGTTCTATCGCAATTCAATTAGCAAAAAAAATAGGAAACCTTACTGTCATTGCTACTGCTTCTAGACCAGATTCTGTAAAATGGTGTAAAGATATGGGAGCTGATTATGTGGTGAATCATTATAATTTAAAAGAAGAATTAGAAAAAATAGGACATAGCCAAGTAAATTATATTTTGGATTTTGTGGATTTAGAGGGATATTGGGAAACCATAGCAGAAATCATCAAACCACAAGGTCATATTGTTTCAATAACGGCTAGTAGCAATCCATTAAATCTAAATATCTTAAAAGCAAAGAGTGTTACTTTTTCATGGGAGTTAATGTACACTCGTTCTATGTATACTACCGATGACATTGAAAGACAACATGAAATTCTAAATCAAATTGCTAGTTTATTAGATGATGGAATAATTAAATCTACTTTAACTACTACTTTGAAAGGGTTTACAGTTGAGAATTTAAAAGAAGCGCACAGAATGCAAGAATCAGGAAAAACTATTGGAAAAACGGTTATTCAGTTTTAGAAAAATTACACAAACAAATTATATTGATAGCGATTTAGGTTTTTACTTAAATCGCTATTTTTTAGTTTACAATTGGGTTTATTGAGAATACATCTATTTTAGATTTTCTATAATTACGAGTTCTCTTCATTACGGCTATACCGTTATGTGATCCTTCTCGATTTGTATTACCTTCTATTGTTTCAATAATATCATTATCAATATGTGTTATGATACCTGTATGGAACCAGTCGTATTTTGATTTTTGAATTAAAAAAACATCTCCAGGTTTCATGATATTAGGATTTTTACGAATTTGTGTATATCTACTTAGCAGCCCTTTTTCAAGTCCTGTAGTTCCAGCAGTATCGCAACTGTAAGTCCATGGCATTAATTTAGTTAGACTTTTTCCTTGTTTTGAACAAGCTTGATCTATAATTGTCTGTACAAAGCCCATACACCAAAACCATTCACTACCTTGATGTCCATCCATATAACTTCGAACCCAAGGACCACTATTTGATTCTCCTTTAATTACCAACTCTAAAGGATGACTTTTAACGTGATTCTCAGCACTTTCCAATACTAAATCTCTGAGGTTGTTACTCCTTAAAGGTTTTTCAAATGCGTACTTCATATCTGAGCAGAGAATTGAAAATAATTTTTGTGTAATTATTCCATCTGTTGGTACATTTATTGATTCTTGAAAATTTTTGACTGCTTTTTCAGTGGCTTTACCAAAATCACCATCAATTGCAGTTGCTGAAGCTACATGTGGATTTTGAATTGAAAATAATGTAAGCCACGATTGGATTTTTCTAACATCAGCTCTATTATTTAACGCGCCATTTTTTTGTTGACTATTTTTTATAGTCATTTCTTTTTTATAAGTATCTTTTTTCATGACTAATGATTTTAAGTGAGTAGTTACAGAAGGTTAAACTCAGTTTATTTTTTGATTTAAGTATTTAATATCAAAATATTTAATGGTTTTGGTTTGTGTTGTGTCAATTTTATTCAGTTTTTCTATTAACTCGGGCTTATCTTTTAATAGATTTGGATTGGTCTTAATGCCTTGCTGAATTTTGGCTAATGTTTTTATTTTTTCGACTGTTTCAATACTTTTAAGGTCAAATTTATGTTCTTCTTCATCATCAGAATTATTCATATTTAGCGGATTTGTTAATTTTTTATTTTGATTTTTTAGTGCTTTATCAGCATATAGAATTGCCTTTTCTGAATTTTCAAGTATTAAATGTGATTCGCTAATGGCAATAAGATCTTGGGTTGATTTCGCTCGAGATTCTAATTTTTTTGTAACATTTTCTAAGGCTATTCTAGCATTTGAATTATTTGGGTTTATGCTAAGTTCTTTAACACTTTGTTGCATACTGATTTTAAGAGTATTTACTTGAATTTCTTTAATGCTTGAATATCCAATCATTAAAATTGGAACCGCAAAGAAGTACAATATTTGTTTTATGTTTTCTTTCTTTACAATTAAGTAGACTAAAGCACAACATAATATTAAAAACAGAAACACTCCTAAAAATAAAAGGATAATTTCATACAAGTGTAAATCGTCAAATATGTTTTTCATGGCTCAATAGATTTAACATTATGATACAAAAATAGCATTAGAAGTAAATATAGAACAGAGGGTAATCAACCATATTAAATAGTGTAAACACTTAAAATATAGTGAATTATATTTAATGATAATATTTATTGGATATAGAAAAGTTAAAAATTTTATTTGTATTTAATTATTTTATATACTTGTAAAAAAAAGGAATCTTAATTTGTTGATATGAAAAGAGTTATTGTAAATTATTCAAAGTTAACTTCAGAAATTTTGAGTTTATTGGTTGATAAATATCCTGATGGTTATAATAACAGAGATATTGTTCGATTTAAAAATGCAAAAAATGAAGAGGTTGAAGCTGTTGAAGTGTCAACAGATGATACGATGTATTTGGTTAAAATAAGTTCCAATTTGGAACAAAGCATGGAGGATTACGATGTTTCGGATGATGATTTAGACAATGATGATGATAATGACGATTTAGAAATTGATGATTTGGAGGAAGAGCCCTCTGTAGATGTTGATTTAGATGATGATTAGTTAGATTATGTTGATTGTCTTATTTCTAAAGTTGTTGGTAAGACAATTCTTTCATGTACAATTTCTTTTTTGTCTTTTGATTGTGCAATTTCTTTTAATAAAATTTCAATAGATTTTTTACCCATTTCATAACCTGGTTGATTAACGGTAGATAAAGGTGGAGTTACCACAGATGACATAAACCAGTTGCTAAAACCAAAAACAGCCACATCCTTTGGAATACTTATATTATGAGTGTTGAAATATTTGGTTATTCCTACTGCAATAACATCAGTCACAGCAAAAGCCGCATCTACGCCTATTATACCATGTTTTTTAATTAGTTCAGAGGCATTGTTATAACCATCATTGTATTCGTCACTTGTATCACAAATATAAACTAGAGAATCATCAAAAGGGATGCGATATTCTTCTAAAGCTTGTTTATATCCTAAAAAACGATTACTAAAGTTTAAAGCAACCATTGATCCACCAAAATAAGCAATACGTTTGTATCCTTTTCGAATTAAATATGAAAC contains:
- a CDS encoding zinc-binding alcohol dehydrogenase family protein, coding for MKAIGFKKSLPITEKESFIEFDIEKPIPMGYDLLVKIVAISVNPVDFKIRQSAAKDIVLDTPKIIGWDAVGIVESLGDKTSRFKVGDEVYYAGDITRNGSNAEYQLIDERIVGHKPKNLSIPEAAAIPLTGLTAYESLFDRIKVDSERDKGKTVLILAGAGGVGSIAIQLAKKIGNLTVIATASRPDSVKWCKDMGADYVVNHYNLKEELEKIGHSQVNYILDFVDLEGYWETIAEIIKPQGHIVSITASSNPLNLNILKAKSVTFSWELMYTRSMYTTDDIERQHEILNQIASLLDDGIIKSTLTTTLKGFTVENLKEAHRMQESGKTIGKTVIQF
- a CDS encoding LacI family DNA-binding transcriptional regulator, which produces MAQITLQDLAYELNISVSTVSKALKGYPDVSEKTRKLVIELADKLNFSPNVVASNLRTQHTKIIGVIVPTIVHHFFSNVIGGIINEAEKNGYMVILLQSNEDFEMEKKQLNLLVQQQVDGILISLTVETKNFEHLERIQQRGIPLVMYDKVAKAIDCSKVIIDDKKASYDAVSYLIRKGYKRIAYFGGSMVALNFSNRFLGYKQALEEYRIPFDDSLVYICDTSDEYNDGYNNASELIKKHGIIGVDAAFAVTDVIAVGITKYFNTHNISIPKDVAVFGFSNWFMSSVVTPPLSTVNQPGYEMGKKSIEILLKEIAQSKDKKEIVHERIVLPTTLEIRQST
- a CDS encoding YifB family Mg chelatase-like AAA ATPase: MLVKVFGSAVFGVEATTITVEVNIDKGIGYHLVGLPDNAIKESSYRISAALNNNGYKLPGKKITINMAPADLRKEGSAYDLTLALGILAASNQIKADEIDKYIIMGELSLDGSLQPIKGALPIAIKAREEGFKGFILPKQNVKEAAIVSDLDVYGVENIKEVIDFFEGNSTLKPLVIDTRKEFYENLENPEFDFADVKGQESIKRCMEIAAAGGHNVILIGPPGSGKTMLAKRLPTILPPMTLNEALETTKIHSVVGKIKENSGLMNSRPFRSPHHTISNVALVGGGSYPQPGEISLSHNGVLFLDELPEFKREVLEVMRQPLEDREVTISRARFTVTYPSSFMLVASMNPSPSGYFSDDPNAISSSPAEMNRYMSKISGPLLDRIDIHIEVQPVPFEKLTEERRGEPSATIRERVTKAREFQSKRFEDNDAVHYNAQMNVKQIRKYCALNEESKSLLKNAMERLNLSARAYDRILKVSRTIADLDASEHISPNHIAEAIQYRSLDREGWLG
- a CDS encoding winged helix-turn-helix transcriptional regulator, producing the protein MYLINGKKYPCCTSVTMGIIGGKWKTVILFHLIEKPLRYNELRKKIDGVTERTLSLQLKTLEEDGVVNRKVYTTKPPLKVEYSLTKFGKTLIPLLNSIANWGDYVVENYAKTNK
- a CDS encoding peptidoglycan-binding protein, with translation MKKDTYKKEMTIKNSQQKNGALNNRADVRKIQSWLTLFSIQNPHVASATAIDGDFGKATEKAVKNFQESINVPTDGIITQKLFSILCSDMKYAFEKPLRSNNLRDLVLESAENHVKSHPLELVIKGESNSGPWVRSYMDGHQGSEWFWCMGFVQTIIDQACSKQGKSLTKLMPWTYSCDTAGTTGLEKGLLSRYTQIRKNPNIMKPGDVFLIQKSKYDWFHTGIITHIDNDIIETIEGNTNREGSHNGIAVMKRTRNYRKSKIDVFSINPIVN